The genome window TGACCAACCTGTAACTCGGTTATCTGAGTTATTATTGGATAATAATGATTCAACTCCCTATTTCACTAACCCACAACTAGGTTATAACCTCCTATTTCACTAACAAGAAAATTCTACTATTATAAATAAAGGAGTATATTGCAGTAACTCTACTAGATTTTTTAGTATTCACTCATTGACTTGGACGTCAGAGTGATTTTACAGATACCACTCCTACAACCTACAACCTAGAGTAGCTCAGCATACTGAGTAGTAGACAGATTGCTGTTGGATATGGGTCTGGAGAACACCTCGGAAATTGGTAAGAACATATATATTGTTGGAATGTTGGGTAGATATTTATTTAACCCAAGGACGGATCATtggaaagaattaaattaagtaGATATATTTACATCATTTTCTATATTGATACACGTGAGTATTGATGAGTTTAGTTACGATAAATATGATGCAGATTGCTTTGACACTATGTCATATAATTAATGGACGAGTTTGTAAGAGATGTTGTTCAgtgaaaatatcaatttttgagTTAATAAGGTTATTCTTCACATAATTGTATAATGACATATGTGGTCCAACTAAGAGATTATTAGATATTTatctaatatatatgtgagtcTATATATACCATCAATTGTgtattattaaattatctaataaaaGATGAAGGAATATTTTTTACATCTCATTTTGTAAAGTTTAGATatcaaaagttatatttttatttctataatgAGCCAAAATAGAAATAGGATAAGTTCAAATCACATTAGTCATCACTCTTGATGAAAGAGTATGTATAATTAGAGACTAGGGAAGAATTGAGCATATAAAGATTGGAACACCAAGTACCTCAAGTTTCCTTAACTTAATAATAGAGGTTTAACATGAATCGGAATACGTTTCGCTCATCAACGTTTactcttgttttgttttgttttttttagtgaaaatctACGCTTACTCTTATGATTTGAAATGAAagctttttattaatttgatgatGGCTTTTCATGTATAGTAACTCCTTACATTTTCAATCAGCAATTACTCTAGCTTGGATTTTGATCGCTATTTATTACAATAAAGCAATCACACAAGATATATAGAACTAGGCATGGTAGATTAGTTTGAGGCCCCAGGACTTGCAAATGGTCCCCTCATTGAAGCAAAGCCATGCATATATTTGGTTTACAATTTGTGTGGGGTGTTCATCCCAGAAAAGATGAGTATCTCTGTTTGGACAAGGAACAGTGTTGGGATGGCATTTAAGATCACCATAAATGGTGTTAGGGCAGCAAGGCTTCCATGTTTCCACTATCCCTGCAAAAGAAAGTAGTTAATTAGTTGGGATTTTGTTTGGATACATGTCGGAAAGAAAGAGCTTCTGAGACTTTCTTTACTAGAAATATAGAACTTTTTCCGGCAAAGAAATTCTTAGAAACTCTCACAAGCTCTTTTAGGTTTCTAAATAGGTTCTTATTCAAGTGTGCTAAGTGCTAACATATGCTTTTACTTCTTACCATAACTCTTTCCAGTTTCCCTCACCCCCTTAAGGAACCCAAAGAGATCTGCATGTACAAAGCTGAAGCCAGGAAGCTTTGACTGCAACTCATGGAGCACTTCAGGCAACCTTCTATTGTAAAAGCTGATAGCTTTGTTTATTTTCTCATCACATTTTCCTCTTGGTCTAGCGCGGATAGCTTTTGAGGGAAAGCAACCTGCTGGGGGAATGTTGTTCACCAAAAACTTTCTTGCTCCTAGATTATATATTCTCTGTcagaaaacaaatgaaataaatgaataaaaattccCGTTAGTGATGTTATTACTGATGAATCTTCTTGGTTGACAAATGTAAACATGAATGCTAGCTAGTGTGAATCTTTGAAAGAGAGAATTCATGATAAAGCCAGACATACAGTTAAGGTCCCATTCTTGTTTTAACTAGTATgataacatataattaaatatgtcacTTCTGAGGTTCATTTAACTATAAAGAGAGTTTTGaatattaaagataataatatattgaggGTTTTCACTTGTGATGTGGGTTGCTTAATGAATTGGTAATTACTAATTATAGACATACATGTACTTTTCCTGCCATCTCATGTTCTTACTTATGGCATCACATCTATCATGTTGTTTTCTTATCTAGCTCTTTCTTTTTTACCACTCTAAATCCAACACATTTTAGAGTCtacgttttttcttttttatatttagttcTGTTCTATTTGTCATTTCTCTGGAAAAGAAGGTTgggcatttttatttttgcaattttattaGTGTTAAGAAGTCACCTATTTCTGAAAATTGGCATCTCTAGATattccaaaatccaaactaggCGACAAGAATGTGAAGAAACATGCAATTCCATAAGTCCTGCTGGCAAAGTGATGTGATCGAGTTCATCatacaataaattataattcgACCGTATACTAAGTTGCTGCCATTGGCTCGCCGCCCAGATACTTAGGCTTTTATCATTTATGTAAAAATTTGGTTTTTTGAATTAATCTTTAACTATTAAACGTATtacttattgaaaattataagtattattttttcaacaccaaaacaaataaAGGTTAATTTTATCTCATCATGTATTTATGTGCATAAAAAGGCATGTAATGCACCTAAGATAGATGTCTTTGTGCGAGAATTATTGTTTATGAAAACCATTTTTCCTGCTTTGTTTTTCACAGTTTGTAGTACATGGTTTTAAACTATGGAGTAGATGATAATACTGTAAGAAATTGAGGATAAATATGAACAAACTCCACTCATAATTATATATGGGTATAGTGTAGTTAAGGAAACAGTAAAAAGAactatgataaaaaaagaaatgtatGAATTATGAAAACTAACGAATTGCAAATAGCGAAAGAAGTTTTGCATTACCACTTAAGGAagagtattaaaataaaaaacactgaaggtcaagagaaagaagaaaatttgtCTTTTAAATAGCAACACGTGAATTTCGTCTATCTTCAGTGAGATAAATTTCCTACCATTTGTCATTTTCCCCAAAGAATATAATTTACAGTTACATTTATGATTGCGGACTGATGCAAAACCTTTGCTATGTTCACACTTTGAATATCCGTATAGGCCAtatgactaaaaatataattttaataccCACCTCTTGGCAGAATGCAAGCGCAATTGCTCTTACAATGGTCTTAAATTGAGTGAAAAAAGGGctattaattaaatgaaaattaaaactgGATTTTATGTCACATATACCTGGATGCGTAAAAAgggtttttaaatcaaaattaaaactcaaTTTTATGTCACATACCTGGATGCGTAGGGTGAATTCATTTAGCAGGAACAAAGCAAGGTTTTTGTTGCCGCGGAAGGTTCCATTATGGAAGTAATCGTTCACCCCCGTAGAGACAAAAAACAAGGATTCAGATAAATGCATCtcaatttcttctttctctttgaacACCTTATGCAAATTATGCTTAACAGTACTATGGAAGAACTTAATTTGCTTGTCAAGTGTCAAAGACGTGACCTACAAAAAAAGAGTACATACATGCATAATGTcaaagacaaataaaataaccaaaaaaaagtaGCTGAATTGATGAAGTAGTTCAAAACATAGGTGTGAGTGTGACATTTACTTACGTTGTTGGTGTCTGGAAGAATGCCAGACCCACCAGATGCATAATTAATGCCAGTGCTGATTTTGTTCCTTTGATGATTTGTAAGATCCAAGTAGGGACGGACAAAGGGTAGTCCTAGATGCATAGCTGCATTGAAAGAAACTTAATAGCTTAGTTtatggaaaattttaaaaagttgtatGGAAATTAATGATGAACATCAATTTATGGAACCAAATATAGTTAATTGATTGGTAAAAAGTAAGAACACAAATTGCAAAGTAGTAATAGTTAATCTTACCAAGGAAATCAGCCACGGTTTTTCCATTAGTGGCACGACCGGTAGGTTTGTTGCcacccataaaatctataccatAAGGAAGATAATCTGCTCCACCGCTTGGAAGATGATTGTTGTTCCCACAATCAATCAGGGAATCACCAAAAACATACAAAGCTGGAAACTTTTTTGTGTCATACGACTCAAATGAGTTCGTTGCTGATGATAGGGGTAAAACCAAAGTTAATAACACAAAAGAAAGGGTGATGAGATACTGGCTATTCATTTTTGAGACTGTATGAGAGGGTAAGGTGGTGTAGTAACTGCAATAAACTAGACTCAGTAGCCTTGGATTTCTCTCTTCTTTGTAGTGATTGTGTTGAACAATTGTTTCGGTTTTTATAGTGCCATATGACCCTcgataaaatgaaacaaagcttttaaaaaatactcatGCAAAAGAGAagatatttaacattttttgtcaCGTTATTTTGGATATGATGCTCctaaacaaaaagtttatatatatatatatatgaacttaAATATAAGTATGCTAACTTTATATTGATCTTTTAAAGTTGTATAGCtattgaaaatttaatataagtttaaatttattaagtGGCTTTTGGGTAAAAATTTCTCAAGTGACTAATtgggtaataaaaaaattaaatatattaagtatTAAGTGAAAATTTAGAGATTTTATATATTTGCTTCATATATCTTTAACTTTTGATATGAGATATTGAAATTAGTGTTGCATTATTGGAGATTATAATTGCATCAGCAATGATGTCATGGGGTTCTTACCGAGAGTGACCGATAGTGGCGGTTAACAAAATATTGCTGTCGACACAACATTctgttttttcttgtttttataaaataatatctaacATTGcatgtaatataaataataaaaagtaatttcagTTACTAATCTTTTTTGAGAGAATAATATTTGCATAACATTATCCTGGCAAAAAGTGATTTCAGTTACTAATCTTTTTAAGAGAATAATATTGGCATAACACCATCGTGGCAAAAGTGATTTCAGTTACTTTTTTATATGCAACTGATTTCAGTTACTAATTAATCTTTTTAAGAGAATAAGCATGACTGTAAGTGTACAAAcgtgtttcaactttcaagaacatataaataatacatttttaaatttcacaCTTAGATATGAGTGTTTATTGATTCAGTTTGATTTGATGAATCAGATtacccaaatcaaattaattaagttgatttgatttttttttctttgcttgaAGTTGACTCGAACCAAATTAATAAGTTTTTAActctcaaattaatttaaagcaAGTTTTCGATAACTTTAGTGTTAAGTTGGAATTTGTCctctaaattattattataaaaattattattaaatattctaaAACTAAACTTTGTTTGGCTTGAGACAATCAGACTTTAgatttattttgtgtttgaaacATACACTCAATATGCATGTCAAATCTATTAAaccattcaccaaaaaaatgtCAAGTCTATTAAATTATACAGAAGAATATATTATAACTTTTAGTAAAATGCGCGTATGACGCAACACGCGCGCTCTAAGTTAGGTTAACatgatattttgttcatttttatgcTATGTCTAGGTCCACTTACTAATTTTGACACAAGTAGCTCTAATGCCACAATTTACATGCAAGTACAGAGATAGATCCAAAGAAGACAAGGGTGGCCCCCCTCAATTTTTATTCTACCTATGAGATACTCATAATTATGTACGttggtattattattattattatgtttagcGCTCTTCCCTCACGCGTTTTCTCCATCTACCCTCTCAGCTAGcgtattcaaattaaacttcaaacaGTTCAAATGGAATGTGTGAAACAAAAGTGATTAGTACAAAGAAAAGAATCCCTTGCGTTTAAAAAACAAACTAGTAGAAAAATTGTCTGGGTTTTTAATTACATTACCACGTGAAATTAAATGAGAAACGTAAACATAGGAAACAGAAAAACATGATCGACAATGAAATGTTTAATTCTTTTCATCATCTAACAAATATTTGACCATGCATCCTACACACACGGGACCGATTGGGTTTCTGTCTGAGAAAATTTTGAACAGTTTCAATCAGATGCTTATTGACACTGACAAAATCCAGTTTTGAGATGGAAGCTAATGTAAGGTCTAATGATTGTCCTGTAATGCCTTATTGAAAATAAGGAATCTAGCTATTTCCTTAATTGCTAATATCCTTGTCAATTGTGATATAGTCCTTAAATGCATATATAACTTCGGATCAGATACATTCTCAGTTTTCATATTAGTAGTGATATTGGTGGGCTCCATCCATTCACATGAATGTAACGTATGAGAGATCAATAAAAAGCAAGACAATTAATTGCACAGAAGATTCCGACTGTTATAACattattcaaatttaagtttctcaaaataattagtACTAGTACTACCGCTTTTTGGTGTGCAATTGTTTGGAGTATATGGCTACATCGAAACTCAATCTGTTATTTTTAAGAATGAGGAACCCAGTGCAGAAATTAGGGTGGGGAAGAGCAAACTCAGAGCATGGTTATGGCTGTCATCGAAAAGCAACCAGTTTGGTTCATCATGGAATGCTTGGGAATATGAGTTTAAGTTTGGTAGCGTAGAGGGGTTAAGGTATGTGAAGTTCACGGGATTTAAATCATGCAGTTTTTGTAGTGATTTAAGTGCTGCTGCGTCTAAATGTGCAGGGACGCTTTTTGGTTGCTGGGGGACGAGTTATATTGAGAAAGACATCAAATGTTTGTTGTCATTttgttgtatatgtttattCATGATTGGTA of Glycine soja cultivar W05 chromosome 1, ASM419377v2, whole genome shotgun sequence contains these proteins:
- the LOC114412560 gene encoding GDSL esterase/lipase At2g03980-like → MNSQYLITLSFVLLTLVLPLSSATNSFESYDTKKFPALYVFGDSLIDCGNNNHLPSGGADYLPYGIDFMGGNKPTGRATNGKTVADFLAMHLGLPFVRPYLDLTNHQRNKISTGINYASGGSGILPDTNNVTSLTLDKQIKFFHSTVKHNLHKVFKEKEEIEMHLSESLFFVSTGVNDYFHNGTFRGNKNLALFLLNEFTLRIQRIYNLGARKFLVNNIPPAGCFPSKAIRARPRGKCDEKINKAISFYNRRLPEVLHELQSKLPGFSFVHADLFGFLKGVRETGKSYGIVETWKPCCPNTIYGDLKCHPNTVPCPNRDTHLFWDEHPTQIVNQIYAWLCFNEGTICKSWGLKLIYHA